A single genomic interval of Armigeres subalbatus isolate Guangzhou_Male chromosome 1, GZ_Asu_2, whole genome shotgun sequence harbors:
- the LOC134206364 gene encoding uncharacterized protein LOC134206364, protein MPSVGELQERLFKLSELCEQFDKVQVEMEEQYDALEEISSIFNHRVEFEEMYYDVKERYITLLGVPKPHGSSEGTIVDPTDDLKEAMKLLLDSQRMLMTSQAAAQNTVSQLAGQVGSVNLSRPFADAQTSGGQFPFEVRLPTISLPVFKGDRKQWASFKDLYESCIHSRNIKDSVKLQYLLSHLDGEAKKLVSAFTVTDANYVEVWDRLNEFYDKKKYTVAALIKEFFDQPPITTPSLVGLRKLVSTSDEVVRQLKALGEEYESRDPWLIHLLLEKLDRETRSLWAQKLVEEDFPSFNDFVTFLERRCDAMETCASFSRKGGETTIKKDLDRKADQNMRPNKVIQSFHAITQLSCPQCAEAHTIYQCASFKGMSVHDRRELIQRAKLCFNCMKATHIVKNCTSAGVCKQCKQKHHSLLCTIGTSDSGQLREKTAAAKNQQTTKSEEPKQADSVASYVTDLKPNCSLNFLSLLPTASIKVLGKNGVFHEARAMVDSACMNSLISKQAFERLGLERRNASILVSGITDGKSSKTSGAVTLQISSRFDDRIIIVVEALILNHLVSDQPSQQFDIDTSALAEAPLADPDYNKRGKIDLLLGIEALFSILESCTTIKAFRLHKILSSAIWSVANSKHYPPPAVARCSA, encoded by the coding sequence ATGCCTTCTGTCGGCGAACTTCAGGAGCGCTTGTTTAAACTTTCCGAATTATGCGAACAATTCGACAAAGTGCAAGTTGAAATGGAGGAGCAATATGATGCCCTTGAAGAAATCAGTTCTATTTTCAATCATCGAGTTGAATTCGAGGAAATGTACTATGATGTAAAAGAGCGATACATAACCTTGCTTGGTGTACCGAAACCACACGGAAGTAGTGAAGGAACAATCGTCGACCCAACGGACGATCTCAAAGAGGCAATGAAATTGCTTCTGGATTCGCAACGAATGTTGATGACGTCGCAGGCTGCAGCCCAAAACACTGTCTCGCAGTTGGCTGGTCAAGTTGGTTCCGTAAATCTTTCACGTCCATTCGCTGATGCTCAAACGTCTGGAGGGCAATTTCCATTCGAGGTGCGCCTGCCAACTATTTCTCTGCCGGTCTTCAAAGGCGATCGGAAGCAATGGGCTTCCTTCAAAGATCTCTACGAAAGCTGCATTCATTCAAGAAACATAAAGGATTCCGTAAAACTTCAGTACCTGCTTTCCCACCTCGACGGTGAGGCGAAAAAGTTGGTTAGTGCATTCACTGTTACCGACGCTAACTATGTGGAAGTATGGGACCGACTCAACGAGTTTTATGATAAGAAAAAGTACACTGTCGCAGCTCTTATCAAGGAATTCTTTGATCAGCCGCCGATTACTACACCATCTCTCGTCGGACTTCGTAAACTTGTGTCAACGTCGGATGAAGTTGTGCGGCAGCTCAAAGCTCTCGGAGAAGAATATGAATCCCGAGATCCCTGGCTGATTCATTTGCTTCTAGAGAAACTCGATCGTGAAACGCGTTCATTGTGGGCTCAAAAGCTGGTAGAGGAGGATTTCCCCAGCTTCAATGATTTTGTCACGTTCCTTGAACGAAGGTGTGATGCGATGGAAACCTGCGCATCATTTTCCAGAAAAGGGGGAGAAACCACAATCAAAAAGGATCTTGACCGTAAAGCAGACCAAAATATGAGACCGAACAAGGTGATTCAAAGTTTCCATGCAATTACGCAGTTATCTTGTCCGCAATGTGCTGAAGCTCACACCATATATCAGTGTGCCAGTTTTAAAGGGATGTCGGTGCATGACCGGCGTGAATTGATTCAGCGAGCCAAGCTCTGTTTCAATTGTATGAAAGCGACTCACATTGTGAAGAACTGCACGTCTGCAGGAGTGTGCAAACAGTGTAAACAGAAACACCATTCACTGCTCTGCACAATCGGTACATCTGATTCTGGCCAGCTCCGCGAAAAAACGGCAGCTGCAAAGAATCAACAAACCACCAAATCAGAAGAACCGAAGCAAGCGGATTCGGTGGCATCGTATGTCACGGATCTCAAACCCAACTGCTCGCTGAACTTTCTCAGTTTGCTTCCAACGGCTTCCATTAAAGTATTGGGGAAGAACGGTGTCTTTCATGAAGCACGGGCAATGGTGGACTCAGCCTGCATGAATTCACTAATCAGCAAACAAGCATTCGAGCGTCTTGGCCTGGAGAGGCGCAATGCCAGCATTCTGGTGAGCGGAATCACAGATGGAAAATCCAGCAAGACGTCGGGAGCAGTCACATTGCAAATCTCATCGCGATTCGACGATCGTATCATCATCGTGGTAGAAGCTTTGATCCTGAATCATCTGGTTTCGGATCAACCGAGTCAACAATTTGACATCGACACTAGCGCCTTGGCCGAAGCGCCTCTTGCAGATCCAGACTACAACAAACGCGGTAAGATCGACCTTTTATTGGGAATAGAAGCATTATTTTCCATTTTAGAAAGCTGTACGACGATCAAGGCGTTCCGATTGCACAAAATTCTGTCTTCGGCTATTTGGTCGGTGGCCAATTCAAAACATTACCCGCCACCAGCGGTCGCCCGATGCTCGGCCTAG
- the LOC134203353 gene encoding guanine nucleotide-binding protein-like 3 homolog, with protein sequence MALKALKCRSSKRQKASLRYKKIKKIAASKKKKEKEAKKLPKLRSKKQKLIQVPNVCPFKREILDEVAEHKQFQEREKERKKELQKQQRQSALEGQTMESIAADAERRGQQFDPTKAEPVEEEYVNVGRGKDWSLKAYFKEFKKVIDAADVILEVVDARDPLGTRCSEVAQIVREAPGQKRLVLILNKADLVPRENLEKWMKYLRKSGPVIPFKATTQTQKHRIGNRKFKASTTLECSPCIGADLLKELLANYCRSDDIRTSIRVGIVGLPNVGKSSLVNSLKRKRACLVGAKPGITKQMQEVQIDSHVKLLDSPGIIFQRPKDQDRNRFFALRNAQKVTEIEDPFPLAEDILKRGTMSYFCKLYDISEFHSTDEFLAKKAIKMGSLAKRGVPDVRKAARTLIEDWNCGKIKYCTHPPEEGEEVHLSAQLVSSDAPEFNLENFANVLQALGTEYEESFKMKDSDSEEMAVISKDEILTMELDSQGPVNMELSLDDQKSKALEKLISNSGRIVEEDDESTTPGKGKKRKVNDYAEEEKKFRKDPMFQIEGNQTVNKNRKAALKAKKKATARSENKMADVADELESISLGGIAKKKKAGGAGDDYDFDVMM encoded by the exons ATGGCTCTCAAAGCCTTAAAAT GCCGCTCTTCCAAGCGACAAAAAGCCTCGCTTCGCTACAAGAAAATCAAAAAGATTGCCGCtagtaaaaagaagaaggagaaggaggCCAAGAAGCTGCCCAAGTTGCGGTCCAAGAAGCAGAAGTTGATCCAAGTGCCGAATGTGTGTCCCTTCAAGAGGGAAATTCTGGACGAGGTTGCCGAGCACAAGCAGTTCCAGGAACGGGAAAAGGAACGCAAGAAGGAATTGCAGAAGCAGCAACGACAGTCCGCACTGGAGGGACAGACAATGGAATCGATAGCGGCGGATGCCGAGCGACGTGGCCAGCAGTTCGACCCGACAAAGGCCGAGCCTGTGGAGGAAGAATACGTCAATGTGGGCAGAGGGAAGGATTGGTCCTTGAAGGCGTATTtcaaagagttcaaaaaagtgatTGACGCCGCGGATGTGATTCTGGAAGTGGTTGATGCTCGGGATCCGTTGGGGACGAGATGCTCAGAGGTGGCTCAAATAGTGCGAGAAGCACCCGGTCAGAAGAGGTTGGTACTGATACTGAACAAAGCGGATTTAGTCCCGagagaaaatttggaaaagtggaTGAAATATTTACGCAAAAGTGGTCCAGTTATTCCGTTCAAGGCCACCACACAAACACAGAAGCACCGGATCGGAAATAGGAAATTCAAAGCCTCAACTACACTGGAATGCTCGCCTTGTATCGGGGCAGATTTGCTGAAGGAGTTGTTGGCAAACTACTGCCGAAGCGATGATATACGAACGTCCATCCGAGTCGGAATTGTTGGTCTTCCAAACGTGGGCAAGAGCTCATTGGTCAATTCATTGAAGCGTAAACGAGCCTGCCTGGTCGGGGCAAAGCCCGGTATCACAAAGCAGATGCAGGAAGTGCAAATAGATTCACATGTCAAGCTTCTGGACAGCCCCGGTATCATCTTTCAGCGTCCCAAAGACCAAGACCGGAATCGATTCTTCGCACTACGAAATGCTCAAAAAGTTACAGAAATCGAAGATCCTTTCCCATTGGCCGAGGACATTCTCAAACGTGGAACCATGAGCTACTTCTGCAAGTTGTACGACATTTCGGAGTTCCATTCGACGGACGAATTCCTAGCGAAAAAAGCCATCAAAATGGGTTCCTTAGCGAAGAGGGGTGTGCCTGACGTGAGGAAAGCCGCTCGTACTTTGATCGAAGACTGGAACTGTGGAAAAATCAAGTACTGCACTCACCCTCCTGAGGAGGGTGAAGAAGTCCACTTAAGTGCCCAACTCGTGTCGTCCGACGCCCCGGAATTCAACTTGGAAAATTTCGCCAACGTGCTACAAGCTCTTGGCACTGAGtacgaagaaagtttcaaaatgaaAGACAGCGACAGTGAAGAAATGGCCGTTATTTCCAAGGATGAGATCCTAACGATGGAGCTGGACTCGCAAGGGCCGGTCAATATGGAACTTTCGCTGGATGATCAGAAGAGCAAAGCTCTGGAGAAACTCATATCCAATTCCGGCAGAATAGTCGAGGAGGATGACGAGAGTACAACGCCCGGCAAGGGCAAAAAACGTAAAGTGAATGACTATGCCGAAGAGGAAAAGAAGTTCCGAAAGGATCCAATGTTTCAAATCGAAGGTAATCAGACGGTGAACAAGAACCGAAAGGCAGCACTGAAGGCGAAGAAAAAGGCAACGGCACGGAGCGAAAATAAGATGGCCGATGTGGCGGATGAGTTAGAGTCGATTTCGCTGGGTGGCATcgccaagaagaagaaggccgGTGGTGCCGGAGATGATTACGATTTCGATGTAATGATGTGA